A DNA window from Hordeum vulgare subsp. vulgare chromosome 1H, MorexV3_pseudomolecules_assembly, whole genome shotgun sequence contains the following coding sequences:
- the LOC123425839 gene encoding kinesin-like protein KIN-13A — translation MGDSSDAVMARWLQSAGLQHLAASSAGPAGDQRGAGVGALGGGAGGAGMLPSLLMQGYGPQSVEEKQRLYMLLRSLNFNGESLPASVSEPYTPTAQKFGSGTSAEGLYSPELRGELGAGLLDLHAMDDTGLLSEDVDSEPFEPSPFMPKEIDDDEDDMITGSQLGPADNYNAVTSEKEISTRENNVAKIKVVVRKRPLNRKELSRKEDDAVAVHDSSSLTVYEPKLKVDLTAYVEQHEFCFDAVLDEDVSNDEVYRETVEPIIPIIFQRTKATCFAYGQTGSGKTYTMQPLPLRAAQDMIRLVNQPVYRNQNFKLWLSYFEIYGGKLYDLLSDRRHLLMREDGKKQVCIVGLQEFEVSDVQIVREYIERGNAARSTGSTGANEESSRSHAILQLAVKKHIIVTETRRQRDRDANEAKNTKAVGKISFIDLAGSERGADTTDNDRQTRIEGAEINKSLLALKECIRALDNDQIHIPFRGSKLTEVLRDSFVGNSRTVMISCISPNAGSCEHTLNTLRYADRVKSLSKGGNTRKEQSTAPTIPSMRESSSAPSYPLSVEAEEVPNQIQEKRPVDISRRGAENFASNSLMEPDRNNFSMIPSYSNRGKEENGASVLNDRERVDFSSGRTVYNSKAQIIPNSANAQDEEKVTRASPPRRKVIREDKSEKQSNYTKKDSGIEVSRPGYKVQQVRQLQQQQRPTSASASQVSSRQSEKESSCDDVEIDAILEEEEALIAAHRKEIENTMEIVREEMNLLAEVDQPGSLIDDYVTQLSFLLSRKAAGLVSLQARLSRFQQRLKEQEILSRKKSSR, via the exons GGCTATGGACCACAGTCAGTTGAAGAGAAACAAAGGCTATATATGCTGCTGAGAAGCTTGAATTTTAATGGAGAATCTTTGCCTGCATCAGTCTCTGAGCCCTATACACCAACTGCTCAGAAATTTGGTAGTGGGACTTCTGCAGAGGGTCTGTATTCACCTGAACTTAGAGGCGAACTTGGAGCTGGTCTTCTGGATCTCCATGCTATGGATGACACTGGACTTCTTTCTGAG GATGTAGATTCGGAACCATTTGAGCCTTCAcccttcatgccaaaggaaattgatgatgatgaggatgatatgATAACAGGAAGCCAGCTAGGTCCAGCAGATAACTATAATGCAGTGACGAGTGAAAAGGAGATCAGTACTAGAGAAAATAATGTAGCGAAGATCAAAGTTGTG GTAAGAAAGAGGCCCCTGAACAGAAAAGAGTTATCTCGAAAGGAAGATGATGCTGTAGCTGTGCATGATTCATCTTCTTTGACAGTTTATGAACCTAAGCTGAAG GTGGACTTGACAGCGTATGTGGAACAACATGAATTTTGTTTTGACGCTGTCCTGGATGAGGATGTTTCCAATGACGAG GTGTATCGCGAGACGGTGGAACCAATTATACCAATAATATTCCAGAGAACAAAAGCAACATGTTTTGCTTATGGACAAACAG GTAGTGGCAAGACATATACAATGCAACCTTTGCCTCTGAGAGCCGCCCAAGACATGATCCGTCTTGTGAATCAACCTGTCTATCGGAATCAAAATTTTAAGCTGTGGCTCAGCTACTTTGAGATATACGGTGGGAAACTCTATGATCTTCTATCGGACAGAAG ACACTTACTGATGAGGGAGGATGGCAAGAAACAAGTTTGTATAGTCGGTCTGCAGGAATTTGAGGTTTCTGATGTCCAGATTGTCAGGGAATATATTGAGAGGGGAAATGCAGCAAGGAGCACGGGGTCAACAGGGGCCAATGAAGAGTCATCAAGGTCACATGCCATTCTTCAACTGGCTGTGAAGAAGCATATTATAGTAACTGAAACTAGGAGACAAAGGGACAGGGATGCTAATGAAGCTAAAAACACAAAGGCAGTGGGAAAAATATCTTTTATTGATCTTGCTGGAAGCGAACGTGGTGCTGATACAACAGATAATGATAGGCAGACAAG AATTGAAGGTGCAGAGATAAACAAGAGCCTCCTTGCCCTGAAGGAATGCATCCGGGCCCTTGACAATGATCAGATACACATTCCTTTCAGAGGAAGCAAGCTCACCGAGGTTCTCCGTGACTCATTTGTTGGCAACTCAaggacggtgatgatttcttgCATTTCTCCCAATGCAGGTTCATGTGAACACACATTAAATACGTTGAGATATGCCGATAG GGTTAAAAGTCTTTCAAAGGGTGGCAACACAAGGAAGGAACAGTCTACTGCACCAACTATTCCTTCCATGAGGGAGTCTTCATCTGCTCCATCTTATCCTTTATCTGTTGAGGCTGAAGAAGTACCCAACCAGATCCAGGAGAAGAGACCTGTCGATATCTCTAGGAGAGGCGCTGAAAATTTTGCCTCAAACTCTTTGATGGAGCCTGACAGGAATAACTTCAGTATGATCCCAAGTTATTCTAATAGAGGAAAAGAGGAAAATGGTGCATCTGTTTTGAATGATAGGGAGAGGGTTGATTTTAGTTCTGGCCGAACTGTTTACAACAGTAAAGCACAGATAATTCCGAATTCAGCAAATGCACAAGATGAGGAAAAGGTTACCAGAGCCTCACCTCCCCGGAGGAAGGTTATAAGGGAAGACAAATCCGAAAAGCAGAGCAACTACACCAAAAAGGATAGTGGAATCGAGGTAAGTCGGCCTGGATATAAGGTGCAGCAGGTAAGGCAGTTGCAACAGCAGCAACGGCCAACGTCTGCTTCGGCTTCTCAGGTTTCGTCACGACAATCTGAAAAAGAGAGTTCATGCGATGATGTGGAGATAGATGCCATTCTTGAG GAAGAGGAGGCCCTCATTGCAGCTCACAGGAAGGAAATCGAGAATACCATGGAGATCGTGCGGGAA gAGATGAACCTTTTGGCAGAAGTTGACCAACCAGGTAGCCTAATTGACGACTATGTGACACAATTGAGCTTTCTTCTGTCACGCAAGGCTGCAGGCTTGGTCAGCCTCCAAGCACGCCTATCAAGGTTTCAACAGCGCCTCAAAGAGCAGGAGATCCTTAGCCGTAAGAAATCATCCAGATAG